Proteins encoded together in one Marinithermus hydrothermalis DSM 14884 window:
- a CDS encoding YqeG family HAD IIIA-type phosphatase → MLRPNAQITALSELTPEWLRARGLKGVVLDLDNTLVPYGEEGPVPEALLEWLASLKAAGIKVAIVTNALPGRARHWGERLGLEVRALAGKPWKGFRRTIRRMGLTPREVAVVGDQLFTDVLGGNLVGAYTVLVPPLSEKGLPHTRLIRRLERCILRTTARP, encoded by the coding sequence ATGCTCAGGCCCAACGCCCAAATCACCGCGCTTTCCGAGCTTACCCCCGAGTGGCTCCGCGCCCGGGGCTTGAAAGGCGTGGTGCTCGACCTGGACAACACCCTGGTGCCCTACGGCGAGGAAGGCCCGGTCCCCGAAGCGCTCCTCGAGTGGCTCGCCAGCCTCAAAGCGGCGGGCATCAAGGTCGCGATCGTCACGAACGCCCTGCCCGGCCGGGCCCGGCACTGGGGGGAACGGCTCGGCCTCGAGGTCCGCGCGCTCGCGGGCAAGCCCTGGAAAGGGTTCCGGCGCACCATCCGTCGCATGGGCCTCACCCCGCGAGAGGTGGCGGTGGTGGGGGACCAGCTCTTCACCGACGTATTGGGCGGCAACCTGGTCGGCGCGTACACCGTGCTCGTCCCCCCCTTGAGCGAAAAAGGCCTGCCGCACACCCGCCTCATCCGCCGCCTCGAGCGCTGCATCCTGCGCACCACCGCGCGCCCCTAA
- the pgeF gene encoding peptidoglycan editing factor PgeF, with translation MLLTSPLLSAPHGFTTRLGGVSAPPFDTLNLSTAVGDAPEAVRENRRRVLEALGTPPLAELRQVHGTHIHAVTGPGTWEGDGLLTQTPGLALRVAVADCYPVLLEDPTQRVVGALHAGWRGVLGGILPQALEAMHGRWGSRVEEVRVAVGPGIQGACYQVGPEVIEHFANAGFPDHVFWPDPHAPGRYRLDLEAALRWQARTAGVRPEHYWSLGACTHCDPRFYSHRRDAGRTGRMWGVIRAW, from the coding sequence ATGCTCCTCACCTCTCCCCTCCTTTCCGCTCCCCACGGGTTCACCACCCGTCTGGGCGGCGTCTCCGCCCCGCCCTTCGACACCCTGAACCTCTCCACGGCCGTGGGCGACGCTCCTGAGGCCGTACGGGAAAACCGCCGGCGGGTCCTTGAAGCCCTGGGAACCCCGCCCCTTGCCGAGCTCCGCCAGGTACACGGCACCCACATCCACGCGGTCACGGGCCCCGGCACCTGGGAGGGGGACGGCCTCCTCACCCAAACCCCCGGCCTCGCCCTGCGCGTCGCCGTTGCGGACTGCTACCCCGTGCTGCTGGAGGACCCCACCCAGCGCGTGGTGGGCGCGCTGCACGCCGGGTGGCGCGGCGTGCTGGGCGGCATCCTCCCCCAGGCCCTCGAAGCCATGCACGGGCGCTGGGGCAGCCGCGTGGAGGAGGTGCGCGTCGCCGTCGGTCCGGGCATCCAAGGCGCGTGCTACCAGGTGGGTCCCGAGGTCATCGAGCACTTCGCCAACGCCGGGTTTCCCGACCATGTCTTCTGGCCCGACCCCCACGCCCCCGGCCGGTACCGCCTGGACCTCGAGGCCGCCCTCCGGTGGCAAGCCCGGACCGCCGGGGTTCGGCCCGAGCACTACTGGAGCCTCGGGGCCTGCACCCATTGCGACCCTCGGTTCTACTCGCACCGCCGCGACGCGGGGCGCACCGGCCGCATGTGGGGCGTGATCCGCGCGTGGTAA
- a CDS encoding DUF4395 domain-containing protein, with product MRTDRNQLLFNQTLIVVGVLLSLLTGRAEGVYLLAALMASQHLGLDFMVALKRGLRIPARPVDEDPRPHRFARSVGAAFLIAAALAFSLGAPLVGWGLALVVALLAFINLAFGFCLGCFMYYQFRLLRHRLGLN from the coding sequence ATGAGGACGGACCGGAACCAGCTATTGTTCAACCAGACCCTGATCGTCGTGGGTGTGCTGCTCAGCCTCCTCACGGGCCGCGCGGAGGGGGTCTACCTCCTCGCGGCGTTGATGGCCTCGCAGCACCTGGGCCTGGACTTCATGGTCGCCTTAAAGCGTGGGCTCCGGATCCCCGCCCGGCCCGTGGACGAGGACCCGCGCCCCCACCGGTTCGCCCGCAGCGTCGGCGCGGCCTTCCTGATCGCAGCCGCCCTGGCCTTCTCCCTCGGCGCGCCCCTTGTGGGGTGGGGCCTCGCCTTGGTGGTGGCCCTGCTGGCCTTCATCAACCTGGCCTTCGGCTTTTGCCTGGGGTGCTTTATGTACTACCAGTTCCGCCTGCTGCGCCACAGGCTGGGCCTAAACTGA
- a CDS encoding carboxymuconolactone decarboxylase family protein, whose translation MAWIETVPEDQATGKLQEVYARLVRARGGVSEVMKVHSLHPEAMAAHLELYLEIMFGRSPLPRPLREAVGAYVSALNACRYCWAHHSAPLKRYKVSEAALEALARGEVAATGFPEAWQAALRHAEKLTRTPEAVQEADLEALRAAGWDDRAILDLTLIVGYFNFVNRVVMGLGAELEPDFLRTTGELGGSV comes from the coding sequence GTGGCTTGGATTGAGACGGTTCCCGAGGACCAGGCGACCGGGAAGCTCCAGGAGGTGTACGCGCGGCTTGTGCGGGCGCGCGGCGGGGTCTCGGAGGTCATGAAGGTGCACAGCCTCCACCCGGAGGCCATGGCGGCCCACCTCGAGCTCTACCTCGAGATCATGTTCGGCCGCTCCCCGCTGCCGCGGCCCCTGCGCGAGGCGGTGGGGGCGTACGTAAGCGCCTTGAATGCCTGCCGGTACTGCTGGGCGCACCACAGCGCGCCCCTTAAGCGGTACAAGGTGAGCGAGGCGGCCCTCGAGGCCCTCGCGCGGGGGGAGGTTGCGGCCACCGGCTTCCCCGAGGCGTGGCAGGCCGCGCTCCGGCACGCGGAAAAACTCACGCGAACACCGGAGGCCGTGCAGGAGGCGGACCTCGAGGCGTTGCGCGCGGCGGGCTGGGACGACCGGGCGATCCTCGACCTGACCCTGATCGTGGGGTACTTTAACTTCGTGAACCGCGTGGTGATGGGGCTGGGGGCCGAGCTCGAGCCGGATTTCCTGCGGACCACCGGGGAGCTGGGGGGGTCAGTTTAG
- a CDS encoding NUDIX hydrolase yields MPVLASGEVLFTVRSATLPHHGGQISFPGGMQEPGETPEAAALREAWEEVALPPEAVEVLGRLDQTTSPFGFRITPVVGWIPHLPDLSPNPAEVARILRVPFAELLGAPAWAEVREHAGRKRQVWHYPWRGYDIWGVTGNIVHDLLTRYRETNA; encoded by the coding sequence GTGCCGGTGCTCGCCTCGGGCGAGGTGCTCTTCACGGTGCGCAGCGCGACGCTGCCCCACCACGGCGGCCAGATCAGCTTTCCCGGGGGGATGCAGGAGCCGGGCGAGACCCCCGAGGCCGCTGCGCTGCGCGAGGCGTGGGAAGAGGTCGCCCTGCCCCCGGAGGCGGTGGAGGTGCTGGGGCGGCTGGACCAGACCACCTCCCCCTTCGGATTCCGCATCACTCCGGTGGTGGGGTGGATCCCTCACCTCCCGGACCTCTCCCCCAACCCCGCGGAGGTCGCCCGGATCCTGCGCGTGCCCTTCGCGGAGCTCCTCGGAGCCCCCGCCTGGGCCGAGGTCCGGGAGCACGCGGGCCGGAAACGCCAGGTCTGGCACTACCCCTGGCGGGGGTACGACATCTGGGGCGTGACCGGGAATATCGTGCACGACCTGCTCACGCGCTACCGGGAAACAAACGCTTAG
- a CDS encoding MazG family protein: MERLLEVMRALRGPNGCPWDKQQTHQSLRPYLLEEAAEAVDAIGEGSVPKMVEELGDVLLQVAFHSVIGEQEGTFRYADVERAIVEKLIRRHPHVFGDREARTAAEVLANWERQKEQERGPKPPCEQVPRALPALMRAQALQEKLNYPQGSPERVREALEAGDLGRLLFEVVALCRKENVNPEVRLRETLDAICSENS; encoded by the coding sequence ATGGAGCGACTGCTCGAGGTCATGCGCGCCCTGCGCGGTCCGAACGGCTGCCCCTGGGACAAGCAGCAGACCCACCAGAGCCTCCGGCCCTACCTGCTGGAAGAGGCGGCCGAGGCGGTGGACGCGATCGGGGAGGGCAGCGTGCCCAAGATGGTGGAGGAGCTGGGGGACGTCCTGCTCCAGGTCGCGTTCCACAGCGTGATCGGGGAACAAGAGGGCACCTTCCGCTACGCGGACGTGGAGCGCGCGATCGTGGAGAAGCTGATCCGGCGGCACCCGCACGTCTTCGGGGACCGCGAAGCGCGCACGGCGGCGGAGGTCCTGGCCAACTGGGAGCGGCAAAAGGAACAAGAGCGCGGCCCCAAACCCCCGTGCGAGCAGGTGCCTCGGGCCCTGCCCGCGCTGATGCGGGCCCAGGCGCTGCAGGAGAAGCTGAACTACCCTCAAGGCTCCCCGGAACGGGTACGGGAGGCGCTCGAGGCGGGGGACCTGGGCCGGTTGTTGTTCGAGGTGGTGGCGCTGTGCCGCAAGGAAAACGTGAACCCCGAGGTGCGCTTACGCGAAACCCTGGACGCGATCTGCTCCGAGAACTCGTAA
- a CDS encoding prepilin peptidase, with the protein MLFAWAFVLGTVIGSFLNVVIHRLPRGQSVVAPPSSCPACGHRLSPLELIPILSWLAQGGRCRHCGARISARYPFVEALTGGAFALAAGFFPRWPDLPLVWVFLALLIALAFIDADHLILPDALTYGGLAVALGGALAFEVPQEAREALEGALLASGLLVLIGEYGALVARRGANGRPSWPVGFPEVHFAAAVGAFLGPVWGVAAGLSRWGWNWVTRRTWPLPDLLPLSAALLGPLLAALWPALPLGPVESLKSLLLSAGAVALLGGLYWAVQPQDEAEEDEEEVVVMGFGDVKLAGMLGAWLGFWPFVVGLFLAVLAGAVLGVLLRQRRLPFGPYLALGGAAALFWGEALIRAYLGWLGVS; encoded by the coding sequence ATGCTGTTCGCGTGGGCCTTCGTCCTCGGTACCGTCATCGGTTCGTTCCTCAACGTGGTGATCCACCGCTTGCCGCGCGGCCAGTCCGTGGTGGCGCCCCCCTCGAGCTGCCCCGCCTGCGGGCACCGGCTGAGCCCTTTGGAGCTCATCCCCATCCTCTCGTGGCTCGCGCAGGGCGGGCGGTGCCGGCACTGCGGTGCGCGGATCTCAGCGCGGTACCCTTTCGTGGAGGCCCTGACCGGGGGGGCGTTCGCCTTAGCGGCGGGGTTCTTCCCACGGTGGCCGGACCTCCCCTTGGTCTGGGTCTTCCTCGCCCTCCTCATCGCGCTGGCCTTCATCGACGCCGACCACCTCATCCTGCCCGATGCGCTCACCTACGGCGGGCTGGCCGTGGCCCTCGGGGGGGCGCTGGCCTTCGAGGTGCCACAAGAAGCACGGGAAGCCCTCGAGGGCGCGCTGCTCGCGAGCGGCCTCCTGGTGCTGATCGGGGAGTACGGCGCGCTCGTCGCGCGGCGCGGCGCGAACGGCCGGCCGAGCTGGCCGGTGGGGTTTCCGGAGGTGCACTTCGCCGCGGCCGTAGGGGCCTTCCTCGGGCCGGTGTGGGGGGTGGCGGCGGGGCTGAGCCGCTGGGGGTGGAACTGGGTGACGCGGCGCACCTGGCCCCTGCCGGACCTACTGCCCCTCTCGGCTGCGCTGCTCGGTCCCTTGCTCGCCGCGCTCTGGCCGGCGCTGCCCCTCGGGCCGGTGGAAAGCCTCAAAAGCCTCCTCCTCTCCGCGGGAGCCGTGGCGCTCTTAGGCGGGCTGTACTGGGCGGTGCAACCCCAGGACGAGGCGGAGGAGGACGAGGAGGAGGTCGTGGTGATGGGGTTCGGTGACGTGAAGCTCGCGGGGATGCTCGGGGCGTGGCTGGGGTTCTGGCCGTTCGTCGTGGGGTTGTTCCTCGCGGTCCTCGCGGGGGCCGTCCTCGGCGTGCTCCTCCGGCAGCGGCGCCTGCCGTTCGGGCCGTACCTCGCCCTCGGCGGGGCCGCGGCGCTGTTTTGGGGAGAGGCCCTCATTCGGGCTTACCTCGGGTGGTTGGGGGTAAGTTAA
- a CDS encoding response regulator — MIRILLADDHALFRQGLRTLLEAEPEFRVIGEAGNGREALRTALATRPDVILMDIQMPELDGVQATQEILREFPEARVIMLTMYRQDAYVFEAVKAGARGYLLKDAQAEELIDAIRRVHQGEVLLDGELAEQIIQDFRAKREALTTAPAAELTEREVQILRLLAQGATNQEIADELGLSEKTVRNRLSEIFAKLHLNNRTQAALYAIREGLADAGGGGGVPA; from the coding sequence ATGATCCGGATTCTGCTTGCGGACGATCACGCCCTGTTCCGGCAGGGGCTCAGGACGCTGCTGGAGGCCGAGCCGGAGTTCCGGGTGATCGGGGAGGCGGGGAACGGGCGGGAGGCGCTGCGCACGGCGCTCGCCACGCGTCCCGACGTGATTCTGATGGACATCCAGATGCCGGAGCTGGACGGGGTGCAGGCCACGCAGGAGATCCTGCGGGAGTTCCCGGAGGCCCGGGTGATCATGCTCACCATGTACCGGCAGGACGCGTACGTGTTCGAGGCGGTCAAGGCCGGGGCGCGGGGGTATTTGCTCAAGGACGCGCAGGCCGAGGAGCTGATCGACGCGATCCGCCGGGTGCACCAGGGGGAGGTGCTCTTGGACGGGGAGCTGGCGGAGCAGATCATCCAGGATTTTCGGGCGAAGCGGGAGGCCCTGACGACGGCGCCGGCGGCGGAGTTGACGGAGCGGGAGGTGCAGATCCTGCGGCTGTTGGCGCAGGGGGCGACGAACCAGGAGATCGCGGACGAGCTGGGGCTTTCGGAGAAGACGGTGCGCAACCGGCTCTCCGAGATCTTCGCGAAGCTGCACCTCAACAACCGCACCCAGGCCGCCCTGTACGCCATCCGCGAAGGGCTGGCCGACGCGGGGGGCGGTGGGGGCGTGCCGGCCTGA
- a CDS encoding MFS transporter, whose amino-acid sequence MSAIWVVHVATYFFFLAYGLTLPVLPLYLHALGVAPGWVGWVVALMPLAGILLRPWGGWAADGWSRKWPTVIGMALGSAAGVFYLGPFGAVLFGRFLQGAAMALFAPSSLAITSDLAPEGRVGTVMGTRNLLIGLGVMSGSALGGVLADGLGFSGVFLAVVGVQAVFVPVLLRLSETLTRPVRRRWWEGFAQVVRIRPILAATVANMGFAAVFALIQTFYPLLLAEAGYSAAWVGAFLGFYSLVSVLFRLPAGRLADRVAAGRVALWGFVGASVGLGVLWAFPVPPWAFAAALVMGAGAGFYLPANIVAVTKAAPLELRGSAFSLFTASWDLGGLIGPPLGGVLVAGFGVGVVLPLAVLLALGVTLLYVRLTAPKPRVGLR is encoded by the coding sequence GTGAGCGCGATCTGGGTGGTGCACGTAGCCACGTACTTTTTCTTCCTCGCGTACGGTTTAACCCTCCCGGTCTTACCCCTGTACCTGCATGCCTTGGGGGTGGCGCCCGGCTGGGTGGGATGGGTCGTGGCCTTGATGCCGCTCGCGGGGATCTTGCTGCGGCCTTGGGGCGGGTGGGCGGCGGACGGGTGGAGCCGCAAGTGGCCCACCGTGATCGGGATGGCCCTGGGGAGCGCGGCGGGGGTGTTCTATTTAGGGCCGTTTGGAGCCGTGCTTTTCGGCCGGTTTTTGCAAGGGGCGGCCATGGCGCTGTTCGCGCCCTCGAGCCTGGCCATCACCAGCGACCTCGCGCCGGAAGGCCGGGTGGGCACGGTCATGGGGACGCGCAACCTGCTGATCGGCCTCGGCGTGATGAGCGGCAGCGCGCTCGGCGGGGTGCTGGCGGACGGGCTGGGGTTTAGTGGGGTGTTCCTCGCGGTGGTGGGGGTGCAGGCGGTGTTCGTGCCGGTGCTCTTGCGCCTTTCCGAAACCCTCACTCGGCCCGTGCGTCGCCGCTGGTGGGAAGGGTTCGCGCAGGTCGTGCGGATCCGCCCCATTCTGGCCGCGACGGTCGCGAACATGGGGTTCGCGGCGGTCTTCGCCCTCATCCAAACCTTCTACCCCCTCCTGCTCGCCGAGGCGGGGTACTCCGCGGCCTGGGTGGGGGCGTTCTTGGGGTTTTACAGCCTGGTCTCGGTGCTCTTCCGGCTACCGGCCGGGCGGCTCGCGGACCGCGTGGCGGCCGGGCGCGTGGCGCTTTGGGGGTTCGTGGGCGCGTCGGTGGGGCTGGGGGTGCTGTGGGCCTTCCCGGTACCCCCGTGGGCCTTTGCCGCCGCGTTGGTGATGGGGGCGGGCGCGGGGTTTTACCTGCCGGCGAACATCGTCGCGGTCACCAAGGCCGCGCCGCTCGAGCTGCGCGGCAGCGCGTTCAGCCTCTTCACCGCGAGCTGGGACCTGGGCGGCTTGATCGGCCCGCCCCTCGGGGGGGTGCTGGTGGCGGGGTTCGGGGTGGGGGTGGTCCTGCCCCTGGCGGTTCTCCTCGCCCTGGGCGTGACCCTGCTGTACGTGCGCCTCACCGCGCCAAAACCCCGCGTCGGCCTGCGGTAG
- the proS gene encoding proline--tRNA ligase, with protein sequence MAKDKGITPQSVDFSEWYLEVIQRAELADYGPVRGTTVLRPYGYALWENIQRTLDEMFKATGHQNVYFPLFIPMSFFEREAEHVEGFSPELAVVTHAGGDALEEPLAVRPTSETIIGHMWAKWIRSYRDLPQLLNQWGNVVRWEMRTRPFLRTSEFLWQEGHTAHATQEEAEAETRRMLGVYATLAREYAAIPVWEGMKTESEKFAGAVYTTTIEAMMRDGKALQAGTSHYLGTNFAKAFDIKFQDRDLETKYVHTTSWGLSWRFIGAIIMTHGDDKGLILPPKLAPIQVVIVPIYKEATRARVLEAAQALEQRLKAQGVRVHLDDRDQYTPGYKFNDWELRGVPYRVELGPRDVESGTAVLASRLGGKETLPLEGLAEAVPQRLAAFHEQLFRRALEFREAHTVTADDYETFKASVEGHFVRAFHCGDAQCEKEIQEETKATTRCIPFDAPEETGLCVRCGRPSAYGKRVLFAKAY encoded by the coding sequence ATGGCGAAGGACAAGGGCATCACGCCGCAGTCAGTGGACTTTAGCGAGTGGTACCTCGAGGTAATCCAGCGGGCCGAGCTCGCGGACTACGGTCCCGTCCGGGGCACGACCGTGCTGCGCCCCTACGGGTACGCGCTTTGGGAGAACATCCAGCGAACCCTGGACGAGATGTTCAAGGCCACCGGCCACCAGAACGTCTACTTCCCCTTGTTTATCCCCATGAGCTTTTTCGAGCGGGAGGCGGAGCACGTCGAGGGGTTCTCGCCCGAGCTCGCGGTGGTGACCCACGCGGGCGGAGACGCCCTCGAGGAGCCCCTCGCGGTGCGGCCCACCTCGGAGACGATCATCGGGCACATGTGGGCCAAGTGGATCCGGAGTTACCGCGACCTGCCGCAGCTGTTGAACCAGTGGGGGAACGTGGTGCGTTGGGAGATGCGCACCCGGCCCTTCCTCCGCACGAGCGAGTTCTTGTGGCAGGAGGGGCACACCGCGCACGCCACCCAGGAGGAGGCCGAGGCGGAGACCCGCCGCATGCTGGGGGTATACGCCACGCTGGCGCGTGAGTACGCGGCGATTCCCGTGTGGGAGGGGATGAAGACCGAGTCCGAGAAGTTCGCCGGGGCGGTGTACACCACCACCATCGAGGCGATGATGCGCGACGGGAAGGCCCTCCAGGCGGGCACCTCGCACTACCTCGGCACGAACTTCGCGAAGGCCTTCGACATCAAGTTCCAGGACCGGGACCTCGAGACGAAGTACGTGCACACCACGAGCTGGGGCTTGTCCTGGCGATTCATCGGCGCGATCATCATGACGCACGGGGACGACAAGGGCTTGATCCTCCCCCCCAAGCTCGCCCCGATCCAGGTGGTGATCGTCCCCATCTACAAGGAGGCCACCCGCGCGCGGGTCCTGGAGGCGGCCCAGGCCCTCGAGCAGCGCCTCAAGGCCCAGGGGGTACGGGTGCACCTGGACGATCGCGACCAGTACACGCCCGGGTACAAGTTCAACGACTGGGAGCTGAGGGGCGTACCGTACCGCGTCGAGCTCGGGCCGCGCGACGTGGAGTCGGGCACCGCGGTCCTCGCGAGCCGCTTGGGCGGCAAGGAGACCCTGCCGCTCGAGGGCCTTGCTGAGGCGGTCCCGCAGCGGCTTGCGGCCTTCCACGAGCAGCTCTTCCGCCGGGCGCTCGAGTTCCGCGAGGCGCACACGGTGACCGCCGACGATTACGAGACCTTCAAGGCGAGCGTGGAGGGGCATTTCGTGCGGGCCTTCCACTGCGGGGACGCGCAGTGCGAGAAGGAGATCCAGGAGGAGACCAAGGCCACGACGCGCTGCATCCCGTTCGACGCGCCGGAGGAGACGGGGCTGTGCGTGCGTTGCGGTCGGCCGAGCGCGTACGGGAAGCGGGTGCTGTTCGCGAAGGCCTACTAA
- the nth gene encoding endonuclease III produces the protein MARPECPKESLKTKRARAARILERLEAAYPNARTELRHETPFQLLVATVLSAQATDKSVNAATPALFARYPDAFALAQATPEEVEPYIRRIGLYRTKAKNLVRLAQMLVERHGGEVPRDKQALMELPGVGWKTATVVLGAAFGIPGIAVDTHLARLAKRLCLSQARTPERIGAELEQYFPRERWVFVHHALILHGRYVCTARRPRCEACVLAEACPSRGTW, from the coding sequence ATGGCGCGACCCGAGTGTCCCAAGGAATCCCTAAAAACCAAGCGCGCGCGCGCCGCGCGCATCCTCGAGCGCCTCGAGGCCGCCTACCCCAACGCGCGTACCGAGCTCCGGCACGAGACCCCGTTCCAGCTCCTCGTCGCCACGGTCCTCTCCGCGCAAGCCACGGACAAGTCCGTGAACGCGGCCACCCCCGCCCTGTTCGCGCGCTACCCGGACGCCTTCGCCCTCGCCCAGGCCACCCCCGAGGAGGTCGAGCCTTATATCCGACGCATCGGCCTCTACCGCACCAAGGCGAAAAACCTCGTGCGCCTCGCCCAGATGCTCGTGGAGCGCCACGGCGGCGAGGTCCCCCGCGACAAACAGGCCCTCATGGAGCTGCCCGGCGTGGGATGGAAGACCGCTACGGTCGTCCTCGGCGCGGCCTTCGGCATCCCCGGCATCGCGGTGGACACCCACCTCGCGCGCCTCGCGAAACGCCTCTGCCTCTCCCAAGCCCGCACCCCCGAACGCATCGGGGCCGAGCTCGAGCAGTACTTCCCCCGGGAGCGTTGGGTGTTCGTGCACCACGCGCTGATCCTGCACGGCCGGTACGTGTGCACCGCGCGGCGGCCCCGCTGTGAGGCGTGCGTGCTGGCGGAGGCGTGCCCGAGCCGGGGGACCTGGTGA
- a CDS encoding MFS transporter → MRAGGGVPEPGDLVSAVYRVLLAAFFAGMGMSLSWLFLNFHLEAIGFSRTLVGFANATPALSLVVLGVPLGFWLPRWGYVRSLWGGAGLAAAGLGLVAWAPLASLVFVGLVIYGVGNAMLMGAQAPLLTRLVPQERRVLVFSWQGALTTGAGFFGNLAGGWLPRWLGGPAEALGVAAALFALTLLPLWGLRPEGRGDRRVGRVRHAALWARLLLPILVISLGAGLIMPFLNLYLSEKFNLAYATVGALFAFSSLATMAAMLIQPRLAARFGKLGAIVISQAASLPFILVLAYVPYLPLVALAMFVRGALMNAATPVYTALAMDLLPEEERAAFMLVEGALWQAGWAVGSAVSGRIQEALGLAAFDYLFAGMLLLYALATLLFPLLLGREQGARVLE, encoded by the coding sequence GTGCGTGCTGGCGGAGGCGTGCCCGAGCCGGGGGACCTGGTGAGCGCGGTCTACCGCGTTTTGCTCGCGGCGTTCTTCGCCGGGATGGGGATGAGCCTCAGCTGGCTCTTCCTCAACTTCCACCTCGAAGCAATCGGATTTAGCCGCACCCTGGTTGGTTTCGCGAACGCTACGCCCGCCCTCTCCTTGGTGGTGCTCGGCGTGCCCTTGGGGTTTTGGCTGCCCCGCTGGGGGTACGTGCGGAGCCTCTGGGGTGGCGCGGGGCTCGCCGCGGCGGGGCTGGGCCTGGTGGCGTGGGCCCCCCTCGCGTCGCTGGTCTTCGTTGGGCTCGTGATCTACGGCGTGGGCAACGCGATGCTCATGGGAGCCCAGGCCCCCCTCCTCACGCGGCTCGTCCCGCAGGAGCGGCGCGTCCTGGTCTTCAGCTGGCAGGGCGCCCTCACTACCGGAGCCGGGTTCTTCGGGAACCTGGCCGGGGGGTGGTTGCCGCGCTGGCTCGGCGGGCCCGCCGAGGCGCTTGGCGTGGCGGCGGCCCTATTCGCCCTGACCCTCCTGCCCCTTTGGGGCCTGCGGCCGGAAGGGAGGGGGGACCGGCGGGTGGGGCGCGTGCGCCACGCGGCGCTTTGGGCGCGGCTGTTGCTGCCCATCCTCGTGATCTCGCTCGGCGCGGGGCTGATCATGCCGTTTTTGAACCTGTACCTCTCGGAGAAGTTCAACCTGGCCTACGCGACCGTCGGCGCGCTGTTCGCCTTCTCCTCGCTCGCCACGATGGCCGCGATGCTGATCCAGCCCCGGCTCGCTGCGCGCTTCGGTAAGCTCGGCGCGATCGTGATCAGCCAGGCCGCCTCCCTGCCCTTCATCCTGGTGCTCGCCTATGTTCCGTACCTGCCCCTCGTCGCCCTCGCGATGTTCGTGCGCGGCGCCCTCATGAACGCCGCCACCCCCGTATACACCGCGCTCGCCATGGACCTCCTCCCCGAGGAGGAACGCGCGGCGTTCATGCTCGTCGAGGGCGCACTGTGGCAGGCGGGGTGGGCCGTGGGCTCGGCCGTGTCCGGCCGGATCCAGGAAGCCCTGGGCCTCGCGGCCTTCGACTACCTCTTCGCGGGAATGCTCCTCCTCTACGCCCTCGCCACCCTTCTCTTCCCCCTCCTCCTCGGGAGGGAGCAGGGCGCGAGGGTGTTAGAATAA
- a CDS encoding zinc ribbon domain-containing protein: protein MNGASALAELYRLQERDLELDRIKEEEARLPEELTQTRARWDELSERLAELRERHHELQLEYQQNDLELKDLTQKKTQAQEEQLQATSAREQTQYENRIQQLSTRIDELTELTMPLLEELEALEREIERVRNELEALRPKLEELESQNEARIRDLEAVYQEKYNEREAMARGIPKSLLREYEAIRRARKGVGIAVMVKKGSSFRCAACSVQLPMHVAQRVHQGTQVVRCPSCGRILWKGEPKPTQS, encoded by the coding sequence GTGAACGGTGCGAGCGCCCTCGCGGAACTGTATCGATTGCAGGAACGAGACCTCGAGCTGGACCGGATCAAGGAAGAAGAGGCCCGCCTTCCCGAAGAACTTACCCAAACCCGAGCGCGCTGGGACGAGCTAAGCGAACGCCTCGCCGAGCTGCGAGAACGCCACCACGAACTGCAGCTGGAGTACCAGCAGAACGACCTCGAGCTCAAGGACCTCACCCAAAAGAAAACCCAAGCCCAAGAGGAACAGCTCCAAGCAACCAGCGCCCGGGAGCAAACCCAGTACGAGAACCGCATCCAACAACTCTCCACCCGCATCGACGAGCTCACTGAGCTCACCATGCCCCTCCTGGAGGAACTGGAGGCCCTCGAGCGCGAGATCGAACGCGTACGGAACGAGCTCGAGGCTCTCCGGCCGAAGCTGGAGGAGCTCGAGTCGCAGAACGAGGCACGCATCCGTGACCTCGAGGCGGTTTACCAGGAGAAGTACAACGAACGCGAGGCGATGGCGCGCGGGATCCCTAAATCCTTGCTGCGCGAGTACGAGGCGATCCGCCGCGCGCGCAAGGGGGTGGGGATCGCGGTGATGGTGAAGAAGGGCTCGAGCTTCCGTTGCGCGGCGTGCAGCGTGCAGCTGCCGATGCACGTGGCGCAGCGGGTGCATCAGGGAACGCAGGTGGTGCGTTGCCCTTCGTGCGGTCGCATCCTTTGGAAGGGGGAGCCGAAACCCACCCAGTCGTGA